The nucleotide window GCTCTCCTCGGACGTGAGTTCTTCGAGATCATTGACCTCGCGGAGGGGGATGGCGAGGAGGTGGCCCGGGTTGTAAGGGAAGCGATTGAGCATGAGGTAGGTGAGCGACGAGCGGTGGATGATCAGGGCCGCCCGATCGTCACCGAGTTGGGGGAGCTCGGAGAAGGGTCGTTTGGACTTTGGGAATCGCGGAGCCTCGATGTACTCCATCCGCCAGAAGGCGAAGATCTGCTGCATGGTTGGATTAAGGAAGTGCGACCCAGTTGAGTTGTCAAAGACGCCTAAGGCGCGGGTTTTGCGGGCAGGCTCACGAACTCGAAGGCGCGGTCTGCATGGAGGTACCGTCCCACCATTTGGTTGAGTTCGAACCGGGTGATTCCCTCGAGTTCAGGCAGACGCGTCTTCACGGCAGCAAGCTTCTTGGGATTCGTCTGGGCTTGGGAGAGTACGGTGAAGAGCCAGTAGTCGTTGGTATTCATTTCATCCCGATAAGCCCGAACCACCGGGTTCCTGGCTCGCAGAAACTCGTCTTCCGTGAAGCCGGATGTGGCGAGGTTGCGCACCTCGGAACGGAGCCGGTCGACAGCCTGGTCAATTCGCTCTGGGTTGACCTCGGCGTGGATGATCATGCGATTGAGGCCGGAGAGCGCGTCGTCTTCCATGAATGAAGCGTCGAAGACATAGGCCGAACCGAGCTCCTCGCGCAGGGTCCGGCGTACGCGTTCCTCGATCGCGGCGGCGAGCATATGGGCCCGGCGCGTGTCAGAGAGCGACTGGCAATCGGGCATCGGGTAGGCAATCAGGATTGCAGCCTGCTTGACGCTGGGATGCGACTGGAACAGGTAGGGGCGACCGGTGGACTTTGCAAAGTCAGGGACCTTGTGCTTCGGGAATTTCTCGGAACGCGGAGCGAGCGCCCCAAAGGTGCGGGACACGATGCCCGATACATCGTCCCACCGCGCATCGCCCACGACCGCTATCTCGACCGGGCCCTTTTGCAGATGGGGCGTCAACCATTTCCGCATGTCAGACAGCGTCTCGGGGCTGAAATTGTCCTGCACCGGCATTGCGAAACGCGGATCATTTCCGAAAAGTATTTGATCCATGGATACACGAATGACGCCCGAGGGGGAGGCCACAAGATCGGTGATCATCGAGCCAAAGGTGGACTTTGCGACGGGAAGGGCCTGCTCGCGGTAGCCCGGGTCAATGACATGCGCCGCGAGCACCTTCATCATCAACTGCAGGTCGCGTCTCGCGCAACGCGCCGTGAGCATGAACGAGTCGGTGCCGCTGTAGAACCCGCCGGATAACGTGCGTCCCGACAGGATGTCGTTGAGTTCCGTCGGGCTGTGTTTGCCCAGCCCACCCGAGACGAAGGACCACGCTGCGAACCAATCGAGGCCGGCCTGCTTCTTCTTCAAGCTCAGTCGCCCTCCTCCGGCAATGCGAACGCAGATTGCCACGGTGTCCTTTTCAAACTCGGTGTGCTTGAAGTTGAGCCGCACCCCGTTAGCGAAACGGGCGAGGTGAACGTCGAGATCCTCCAGGTGGCGGTGGTTCACCCTCTCAGTGGCGCGTCCGAAAGTCTGGTAGGCAAATTCAACCGCGGTGGACGCTTCGTGCGGCGAGACCGCAACCGCCTGGCTTTCCTTCAGCGCGCGGGAAAGATCGGCATCTGTTATCTTGAGGCTCTCGTTCGCAAAGAGCCGAATGTGCAGCGGCTCTTCACCCCAGGTTTCGCGGAAAATGCGATGGCAGTCCTCGGGCGTGAGGGCAATCAGGGCCTCGCCCAGCTCCGCTTGCATCGCCTGCGGCGTGATGACTGGAAATCCATAGAGAAGCGAGCTGACCAGCCGGGAAACGCTCGATCGGCTGTCTTCTGTTTCCTGCGTCCGAATGCCCGCGTCGAGCGATTCCAGGAAGTGCTTTCGGATCGGTTCAATTTCGTCGGGGGTGAACCCAAACAGCATTGCCCGCCGGTGCTCCTGTTCCATTCGCCGCGCGAGTTTCTCCCAGCCGTCCAAGCGGCCCGAGGCGGAGAACCAGGCTGCCTGCCACCCGGTAACCACATCATAAAGCTGCACGGCAGGTGATACGAGCGCTTCCGCGTTCTCCTGGGACATCCGTGCGAGTCTCCGTTGAAAGGCGGCGAACGCGACGTTGCGCTGCATGGTCTCGACCCGGCGCGCGTTGTCCTCGATCGTGTTTGGAAGGCGTAAGGGTCGCAGAAACACCATGACCGAGCCCACGGAACCGCTGTCGCGCACGACCAATGTGGTGGGCTGTCCGGTGGCGGTGGGGAGGATGTCGGGTGGAATCGCAGGTGCCGGGGCCCGTGCGGTCATTGGCGCGAAGATATCCCGGATCAAGCGTTCGAGCACCTTTGGATCCATGTCGCCAGCCGCGAGGATACCGACTCGTTCCGGGCGATACCACTTGTCGTAGAAACCGACGAGGGTTTCGCGCGTGCACGTTCGAATTATCTCCTCGGTGCCTATGGGAGCACGTTGCACCACCCGGCTCGACGGGAACAGTCCCTGAAGTGATCGCTCGTGACCTCGCGCCTCAGCGGTGTCGCGAACCGCCTTTTCGCTCAGGATGACACCCCGTTCCTTTTCGATATGGTCCGGCTCGAAGGATAGATGATTGGCGTATTCGTAGAACACTTCGAGTGCCCTGCGCAGAGTGGCTTCGTCGTTGCGCGGAACTTCGAGGTGGTAGATGGTGTGATCGTAATTGGTGAAGGCGGTGTTGTCGGGCCCGAAGGCAAAACCCTCCCGTTGCAGCAAGGCGGGCAGCGCCTCGCCAGGATGAAGCTTCGAGCCCCGGAATGCCATGTGCTCGACGAAATGGGCGACGCCCCGCTCGTGTTCCTCTTCGTGGAGAGAGCCCGCGGCGATGACCATGCGCAGTGAGATGCGGCCTTCCGGGATGGCATTGCGTCGTGCCAGGTACCTAACGCCGTTCTCCAGCCTCCCGCTCACGATTGCGGGATCTGGCTCGAGGTCGGCCCTGCGCTCCGAGAAGGGAACACTCAGGAGAGGTGCGAGCGTGGAGGCGTGTGCCGCAGTAAAGAGCGCGGTACAAATCAGGAGAAGGAACGGCAGTCCGCAGACTCTAAGATGCAACCTAGAAGTCATCTGGAACCGGCGTGGGGGTCGCTTTGGGCGTCGGCGTTGGTTTCTGCGTCAGCACGCGGGTTGTGGGCCGCGGGCTTGGCGTGGGGACTGGGGTCGGGGCCACTTGAACCGCTGCCTTCGTTGCGAAACGAAATGCGCGCTCAGGCTGGAGGTACTGTTTCGCCATCTCGTGGAGTTGTGCGGCAGTGATCGCGGCGTGACCGCTTTCAATTGTCCTGCGCCACTCCAGGCGCTCTGGAAATTCCTGTGACGCCCCAATCACGGTGAAGAGCCAATACGGATTCGTTCGCCCGGCGTCGCGAATGGACGTGAGCACGGGTTGCTTGGCGCGCTCCACCTCGTCATCGGTGATGCCTTTGTCGATGAGCTCCCGCGCGATGTCGGTGACGAC belongs to Opitutaceae bacterium and includes:
- a CDS encoding insulinase family protein; the encoded protein is MTSRLHLRVCGLPFLLLICTALFTAAHASTLAPLLSVPFSERRADLEPDPAIVSGRLENGVRYLARRNAIPEGRISLRMVIAAGSLHEEEHERGVAHFVEHMAFRGSKLHPGEALPALLQREGFAFGPDNTAFTNYDHTIYHLEVPRNDEATLRRALEVFYEYANHLSFEPDHIEKERGVILSEKAVRDTAEARGHERSLQGLFPSSRVVQRAPIGTEEIIRTCTRETLVGFYDKWYRPERVGILAAGDMDPKVLERLIRDIFAPMTARAPAPAIPPDILPTATGQPTTLVVRDSGSVGSVMVFLRPLRLPNTIEDNARRVETMQRNVAFAAFQRRLARMSQENAEALVSPAVQLYDVVTGWQAAWFSASGRLDGWEKLARRMEQEHRRAMLFGFTPDEIEPIRKHFLESLDAGIRTQETEDSRSSVSRLVSSLLYGFPVITPQAMQAELGEALIALTPEDCHRIFRETWGEEPLHIRLFANESLKITDADLSRALKESQAVAVSPHEASTAVEFAYQTFGRATERVNHRHLEDLDVHLARFANGVRLNFKHTEFEKDTVAICVRIAGGGRLSLKKKQAGLDWFAAWSFVSGGLGKHSPTELNDILSGRTLSGGFYSGTDSFMLTARCARRDLQLMMKVLAAHVIDPGYREQALPVAKSTFGSMITDLVASPSGVIRVSMDQILFGNDPRFAMPVQDNFSPETLSDMRKWLTPHLQKGPVEIAVVGDARWDDVSGIVSRTFGALAPRSEKFPKHKVPDFAKSTGRPYLFQSHPSVKQAAILIAYPMPDCQSLSDTRRAHMLAAAIEERVRRTLREELGSAYVFDASFMEDDALSGLNRMIIHAEVNPERIDQAVDRLRSEVRNLATSGFTEDEFLRARNPVVRAYRDEMNTNDYWLFTVLSQAQTNPKKLAAVKTRLPELEGITRFELNQMVGRYLHADRAFEFVSLPAKPAP